A region of Rhinoraja longicauda isolate Sanriku21f chromosome 31, sRhiLon1.1, whole genome shotgun sequence DNA encodes the following proteins:
- the surf1 gene encoding LOW QUALITY PROTEIN: surfeit locus protein 1 (The sequence of the model RefSeq protein was modified relative to this genomic sequence to represent the inferred CDS: deleted 2 bases in 1 codon), whose product MLRAARGSAFLGLWILNNCSAKVYRDGHLILCSATGKNKGVVVGQHVARSSTATVAEGTDDSFLKWTLLLIPVATFGLGTWQVQRRKWKLRLIEELAERSCLEAVPLPLEQLEVKKLEYRRVMVRGRFDHSSELYIMPRSRVDPEKEAREAGRLTSSGDTGANVVTPFHCTDLGVRILVNRGFVPRRKISPETRTKGQITEEVELVGIVRLSETRKPFIPQNDIEKNIWHYRDLEAMAQVVDTEPILIDADFDSTVAGGPVGGQTRVTLRNEHLQYILTWYGLCAATSFMWFQKFIRKIPA is encoded by the exons ATGCTACGGGCGGCCCGCGGGTCCGCG TTCCTCGGGCTCTGG ATACTGAATAACTGCTCAGCAAAGGTCTACAGAGATGGCCACTTGATCTTGTGCTCTGCCACAGGAAAAAACAAAG GGGTTGTTGTCGGGCAGCATGTGGCACGCAGCTCCACAGCGACGGTTGCTGAGGGCACCGATGATTCCTTCCTGAAGTGGACCCTGCTTCTGATCCCGGTCGCCACCTTTGGTCTCGGAACCTGGCAG GTTCAACGTCGGAAATGGAAACTGCGGCTAATTGAGGAACTGGCAGAGAGAAGCTGCTTGGAGGCCGTGCCCCTTCCCCTGGA ACAATTGGAAGTGAAGAAGCTGGAGTACAGGCGGGTGATGGTTCGTGGGAGGTTCGACCACTCCAGCGAGCTCTACATCATGCCCCGGTCGCGGGTGGACCCCGAGAAGGAGGCACGAGAGGCGGGCCGTCTGACCTCCAGCGGAGACACTGGTGCCAACGTGGTCACGCCCTTCCACTGCACAGACCTGGG AGTACGAATCCTTGTGAACAGAGGCTTTGTACCTAGAAGGAAGATCAGTCCAGAAACGAGAACAAAAGGACAG ATTACAGAGGAGGTGGAGCTGGTTGGCATCGTTCGACTGTCTGAGACACGCAAACCATTCATTCCTCAGAATGACATTGAGAAGAACATCTGGCACTACCGGGACCTGGAGGCAATGGCACAGGTTGTGGACACAGAACCCATCCTTATTGATGCAGACTTCG ACAGCACAGTCGCTGGAGGCCCTGTGGGTGGACAGACTCGCGTCACCTTGAGGAATGAGCACCTGCAGTACATCCTAACCTG GTATGGGCTTTGTGCAGCTACGTCCTTTATGTGGTTCCAGAAGTTCATACGGAAAATCCCTGCTTAG